The window TACGCCCGTTGTGCCGAGCGACTCGGCGAGCCAGTCCTAGCGGCATCGGCGTAGGGCGGGTTATCGCCGGCGGGGGAGATGTGAAGAGGGCGCGCCGGTGAATACCGGCGCATCTGTCAATACCCTAGGCGAATAAGTAGTTCAGACGACTGTGAGCGGTAGGCGGCTCCTCCTCCAATTACGCTATGGCGAGCAACGGCACTAATCGTTCCTCTTCCTTCGTAGAGACTCCAGATTGACTTGTGATCTGCATTGCTTATTAAGATCATGGCGCCACGGTCGGCTGCTGCTTGCGCCTCATATGCTAATCTTTCTTGATCTCTCCAGCTAAAAATATTTTCATTATACTTGATAAAGCCATTATTATTATGCATTACAGTATATGGTGGATCAATATATACAAAATCACCATCCTTTGCTTGAGAAAGAACTATTTCAAAGTCCCCATGGGTGATCTCAGTGCCTCTAAGCGCTTCGGATACACCTGAAAAATCATCGTAATCAAATAGTATTTTATCTTTTGTTCCTCTTGGAACATTAAATTCGCCACGAAGATTCACCCGATACAAGCCATTGTAGCAAGTTCGATTCAAATATAGTAGCCATGCGGCTATCGAGGCGTCATCAGTCGGGCGGCTCGCTCTCGTGCAATAATAGTAATCGTTTGAATGATTTTGCGAGTGCAGTTTCAGCTTATCATGGACGGTTTCATAATTAGATTTTAGTGCACGGTAGAGCGTCGCTATAAGGGGATTAATGTCCGATATGAGAGCTTGGCTCGGCCTTAAAGCAAAAAATACCGCTCCTCCGCCAACAAAAGGCTCAATATATCTATCAAATTTAACGGGAAACGCAGATGCATGTTTCCTTGCAAGCCAACGCTTGCCGCCCGCCCATTTTAGTGGCGGTGTGAGTGAGGGATATGCAGAATTCATCGTCTCAGGTTCTTTGTAAGGGCCGACTCAATAGTTTCCAGGACCTTAAGGTTATCATCCGAGTATTTTCGGTTATATGGATGTGCGAATATCTTTCTGATTTCGTTGAATTCCTCGATCCATTTTGTGTACTTCGCAAGGCCATTCTGCTGATCGGCGAGCTTGATATTTAATGTTTCTTTAAAAATAGGCCAATTTTCCGGAGAGTCGACAATCTTCTTTAGCTCGATGACATCCAGATAGTTCTCCAATGGAGTCTGGCCATCGGGGTCTGTATCGGCCCGCTTCGAATAAGCCTTGATCTTTATCTCTTTGTTTCTGATGCCCTTTTCGAAGAAGTCGGCTCCATATGATGCGCGCAGCGCATCTACAACGTGTGCATGTAGGATATCCACGATCCATTTGACAGACCGATCGGCCCTTTCGGTTCGATCCTTAGATGTCTCCGCAATGTGATCGATAAGGCCGTCCGGTCTGAAGTCCGCCAGCGCCTCGTTGACTATCGTGGCTGCCTGGAGAAAGAAGCGCCGCGGGCCCCCCGATCCAAATACGATAGGGAATTTTTCCTTGAATTCGGCTTCCGTTGAAGTTCGGAAAAACTCTAGTAGGGGTTCGGCCAAAATTAATGTTTGCTCTGCCAGATCATCCGGAGAGATTTCTCTCGCAGCGGTGTTGTCTTTCTGTTGCATATAGTCGACCAGCTCGGCAGCTAGTCGAACTAGGCCAGATACCGCGATATTATGACAAAGAGGAACGGAATGGCTGTCCCATTTATCGGGGTTTGAGCCCCGAATTCCATCAAAATAACTCGACAGATACGCACATAGATTGGCTAGTGTCTCGTGGTCCGTTGCGCCTGTCAGTGCACCAGGCATGAGGCGGCCATCGCGGTTTGAAAACCTGCCAATTAGCTGGCTTTTGACGATCTCTGGCTTCAACTGAGGCACGGTTAGGGGCTGTTGCCTGCCGCGCATGCCGGGTAAGGCAATGCGGTCCTCGAACGGTCCAAGTACCTCGCTTCGTAGGATGTCTAGTGCGCGC is drawn from Bosea sp. Tri-49 and contains these coding sequences:
- a CDS encoding DNA adenine methylase — encoded protein: MNSAYPSLTPPLKWAGGKRWLARKHASAFPVKFDRYIEPFVGGGAVFFALRPSQALISDINPLIATLYRALKSNYETVHDKLKLHSQNHSNDYYYCTRASRPTDDASIAAWLLYLNRTCYNGLYRVNLRGEFNVPRGTKDKILFDYDDFSGVSEALRGTEITHGDFEIVLSQAKDGDFVYIDPPYTVMHNNNGFIKYNENIFSWRDQERLAYEAQAAADRGAMILISNADHKSIWSLYEGRGTISAVARHSVIGGGAAYRSQSSELLIRLGY
- a CDS encoding DGQHR domain-containing protein, which gives rise to MDEETAIVVKCISSNTSSRIIKQEIAELDAARKQISDSIRAFKGREFKPKIIWMLVTSRTRWSEKDLSLAKEKQIQIIREQELRYFMEIAKNIGKAARYQFHAEFLSGQKIPALSNAYVPASRFRLGGRTAYSFTISAKDLLRRAFVNHRDLRDPSGAPAYQRLVNPNRLKNIAAFLEKGGYFANSVLINFHQDMRFDITDREPEGGTRFGRLYLPDTYKSCWIIDGQHRIYGAAIVDESKAPTVPVVAFERLPTDAEARLFTTINREQRPVQKKLLEELDGELKWGSSDPKEALSAIAARALDILRSEVLGPFEDRIALPGMRGRQQPLTVPQLKPEIVKSQLIGRFSNRDGRLMPGALTGATDHETLANLCAYLSSYFDGIRGSNPDKWDSHSVPLCHNIAVSGLVRLAAELVDYMQQKDNTAAREISPDDLAEQTLILAEPLLEFFRTSTEAEFKEKFPIVFGSGGPRRFFLQAATIVNEALADFRPDGLIDHIAETSKDRTERADRSVKWIVDILHAHVVDALRASYGADFFEKGIRNKEIKIKAYSKRADTDPDGQTPLENYLDVIELKKIVDSPENWPIFKETLNIKLADQQNGLAKYTKWIEEFNEIRKIFAHPYNRKYSDDNLKVLETIESALTKNLRR